The following coding sequences are from one Bos indicus x Bos taurus breed Angus x Brahman F1 hybrid chromosome 5, Bos_hybrid_MaternalHap_v2.0, whole genome shotgun sequence window:
- the NDUFA9 gene encoding NADH dehydrogenase [ubiquinone] 1 alpha subcomplex subunit 9, mitochondrial — protein MAAAVHPRVVRVLPMSRSSVPALAASVFHSPPQRQLHHAVIPHGKGGRSSVSGIVATVFGATGFLGRYVVNHLGRMGSQVIVPHRCEPYDTMHLRPMGDLGQIIFMDWNGRDKDSIRRAVEHSSVVINLVGREWETQNFDFEDVFVKIPQAIAQVSKEAGVEKFIHISHLNADIKSSSKYLRSKAVGEKEVRETFPEATIIKPAEIFGREDRFLNYFANIRWFGGVPLISLGKKTVKQPVYIVDVTKGIINAIKDPDARGKTFAFVGPSRYLLFDLVQYVFAVAHRPFLPYPLPHFAYRWIGRLFEISPFEPWTTRDKVERIHTTDKILPHLPGLEDLGVEATPLELKAIEVLRRHRTYRWLSSEIEDVQPAKTVPTSGP, from the exons ATGGCGGCCGCCGTTCACCCCCGAGTTGTCCGGGTCCTGCCAATGTCAC GTTCTTCTGTTCCTGCCCTAGCCGCCTCTGTGTTTCACAGCCCACCCCAGCGCCAGCTTCATCATGCAGTCATACCACATGGGAAAGGTGGGCGTTCCTCCGTCAGTGGGATTGTGGCCACTGTGTTTGGAGCAACGGGATTCCTGGGCCGCTATGTCGTCAACCACCTTG GTCGCATGGGGTCACAGGTGATTGTCCCCCACCGCTGCGAGCCATATGACACCATGCACCTTCGTCCCATGGGTGACCTGGGCCAGATCATCTTTATG GACTGGAACGGGAGAGACAAGGACTCAATCCGAAGAGCTGTGGAGCACAGCAGCGTGGTCATCAATCTGGTCGGGCGAGAGTGGGAGACCCA AAACTTTGACTTTGAGGATGTTTTTGTCAAGATTCCCCAAGCCATTGCTCAAGTGTCcaaagaagctggagttgaaaaATTTATTCACATTTCACATCTGAATGCTGATATTAAGAGCTCTTCTAAGTATCTGAGAAGCAAG GCTGTTGGAGAGAAGGAAGTGAGAGAGACGTTTCCAGAAGCCACCATCATAAAGCCGGCTGAAATCTTTGGCAGAGAGGACAGATTCCTCAATTATTTTGCAA ATATCCGCTGGTTTGGTGGCGTCCCTCTTATTTCCCTGGGCAAGAAGACTGTGAAACAACCAGTATAT ATTGTGGATGTCACCAAAGGAATTATTAATGCAATTAAAGACCCGGATGCCAGAGGGAAAACTTTTGCCTTTGTTGG GCCCAGCCGGTACCTGCTGTTCGACCTCGTGCAGTACGTCTttgctgtggctcacaggccctTCCTGCCGTACCCTCTGCCACACTTTGCCTATCG ATGGATCGGTCGGCTCTTTGAAATTAGTCCATTTGAACCCTGGACCACGAGGGATAAAGTGGAGCGG ATTCACACCACAGACAAGATCCTGCCTCACCTGCCAGGCTTGGAAGACCTGGGCGTTGAGGCCACGCCCCTGGAACTCAAGGCCATCGAGGTGCTGCGGCGTCACCGCACCTACCGCTGGCTGTCTTCTGAGATCGAGGACGTGCAGCCGGCCAAGACGGTTCCCACTAGTGGCCCCTGA